From one Streptomyces sp. CA-210063 genomic stretch:
- a CDS encoding aminotransferase class I/II-fold pyridoxal phosphate-dependent enzyme, whose product MEIRGTTAAEIAGSVRDQVASGELASRASLPPVRALAAELGVNRNTVALAYRRLVEAGVAETRGRGGTVIAAVPQLAREGVAVGGDAVDLASGNPDPELLPDILAAARGGHYCHPLYGVPALDAGLAEWASADFAEDIEQPFRTLVAHGAVDATERLLNAHLTRGDTVAIEDPCFLASIGTLRLNGYRSAPVQIDGVGMRPDVLRAALEGGARAVVCTPRAHNPTGASLTEERAADLRAVLADHPQVLVIEDDHFSAVSARPYHRITPATTARWALVRSVSKFLGPDLRLALVAADAETAVRLEARLSAGTAWVSHLLQHIVRELLLDPGVLELHERAREAYAHRSGLLVDRLHARGIDVPYRPDGLNVWVELDVDGRSAVEALARRGWAVRPGHLFVRDPSTHRGGIRVTSSTISEPQAEAFAAELAAVVAELRTTGS is encoded by the coding sequence GTGGAGATCAGGGGGACTACCGCGGCTGAGATCGCCGGCAGTGTCCGGGACCAGGTCGCTTCGGGAGAGCTGGCGTCGCGGGCATCGCTGCCGCCGGTGCGGGCGCTCGCCGCTGAGCTGGGTGTCAACCGGAACACGGTCGCCCTGGCGTACCGGCGGCTCGTCGAGGCCGGGGTGGCCGAGACCCGAGGTCGCGGCGGCACGGTGATCGCGGCGGTGCCGCAGCTTGCCCGTGAAGGCGTGGCCGTCGGGGGCGACGCGGTCGACCTGGCCAGTGGCAACCCCGATCCGGAACTGCTGCCCGACATCCTGGCTGCGGCCAGGGGCGGGCACTACTGCCATCCCCTGTACGGGGTGCCCGCCCTCGACGCGGGGCTGGCCGAGTGGGCCTCCGCCGACTTCGCCGAGGACATCGAGCAGCCGTTCCGGACGCTGGTGGCGCACGGAGCGGTCGACGCCACCGAACGCCTCCTCAACGCCCACCTCACCCGTGGCGACACGGTGGCGATCGAGGACCCCTGCTTCCTGGCGAGCATCGGTACGCTGCGGCTGAACGGTTACCGGTCCGCGCCGGTCCAGATCGACGGCGTCGGCATGCGTCCCGACGTCCTGCGGGCCGCACTGGAGGGCGGTGCCCGTGCGGTCGTCTGTACGCCCCGCGCCCACAACCCGACCGGCGCGAGCCTCACCGAGGAACGGGCGGCCGACCTCCGCGCGGTCCTGGCCGACCACCCTCAGGTCCTGGTGATCGAGGACGACCACTTCTCAGCCGTCTCCGCACGCCCGTACCACCGCATCACCCCTGCGACCACCGCGCGGTGGGCGCTGGTGCGGTCCGTGTCCAAGTTCCTCGGCCCGGACCTGCGTCTCGCCCTCGTCGCCGCCGACGCCGAGACCGCCGTGCGCCTGGAAGCCCGGTTGAGCGCCGGCACCGCATGGGTCAGCCATCTGCTGCAGCACATCGTCCGGGAACTGCTGCTCGATCCCGGTGTCCTTGAACTCCATGAACGGGCCCGCGAGGCATACGCACACCGCAGCGGCCTGCTTGTCGATCGGCTGCACGCCCGGGGAATCGACGTCCCTTACCGGCCCGACGGGCTGAATGTATGGGTCGAACTGGACGTCGACGGCCGGTCGGCGGTCGAAGCCCTGGCACGGCGGGGCTGGGCGGTACGGCCCGGCCACCTCTTCGTCCGTGACCCGTCCACCCACCGGGGCGGCATCCGGGTCACCAGCTCCACCATCAGCGAGCCGCAGGCCGAGGCGTTCGCCGCCGAACTTGCCGCAGTCGTAGCGGAACTGCGTACGACTGGCAGTTGA
- a CDS encoding dihydrodipicolinate synthase family protein — protein sequence MFRGLSAFPLTPTDEGGIDDTAYATLVARLAAVGVDSIGALGSTGGYAYLTREQRAHAVKIAVEAADGVPVMVGIGALRTAHVLALAEDAQKAGASGVLLAPMTYQPLTEDEVFGLFEDVTRELSVPLCVYDNPGTTHVHFTDELHGRIAQLPNVGSIKIPGVPEDPAQAKARVDALRALIPETVTIGVSGDWMAAPGLNAGCDAWYSVIGGTFPQAALALTRAARSGDAERALDLSDELEPLWALFRRHGSLRVMSAAASHLGLTGEPNLPLPLRALDEVARQDVVAVLSALKLTA from the coding sequence ATGTTCCGCGGCCTGAGTGCCTTCCCCCTCACACCCACTGATGAAGGCGGCATCGACGACACGGCGTACGCCACGCTCGTCGCTCGCCTCGCAGCCGTCGGCGTGGACTCGATCGGCGCGCTCGGCTCCACGGGTGGGTATGCCTACCTCACCAGGGAACAGCGTGCCCACGCTGTGAAGATCGCGGTCGAGGCCGCGGATGGTGTGCCGGTCATGGTCGGTATCGGCGCGCTGCGTACCGCCCATGTCCTGGCGCTGGCCGAGGACGCCCAAAAGGCGGGGGCCTCCGGTGTGTTGCTTGCTCCGATGACGTATCAGCCGCTCACCGAGGACGAGGTGTTCGGCCTGTTCGAGGATGTCACCCGCGAGTTGTCCGTGCCGCTGTGCGTGTACGACAACCCTGGCACCACACATGTGCATTTCACCGACGAACTGCACGGCCGGATCGCCCAGTTGCCGAATGTCGGCTCGATCAAGATTCCCGGTGTGCCCGAAGACCCGGCGCAGGCCAAGGCCCGGGTCGACGCACTGCGGGCGCTGATCCCGGAGACGGTCACCATCGGTGTGAGCGGCGACTGGATGGCAGCCCCGGGTCTGAATGCCGGGTGCGACGCCTGGTACTCGGTCATCGGCGGTACGTTCCCGCAGGCCGCGCTCGCCCTCACGCGCGCCGCTCGGAGCGGTGACGCCGAACGGGCGCTGGACCTGTCCGACGAACTCGAGCCGCTGTGGGCACTGTTCCGCCGCCACGGCAGCCTGCGTGTCATGTCCGCTGCCGCTTCGCACCTCGGCCTGACGGGGGAGCCGAACCTGCCGCTTCCCCTGCGCGCGCTGGACGAGGTCGCACGTCAGGACGTCGTCGCCGTGCTGAGCGCCCTCAAGCTCACCGCCTGA
- a CDS encoding MFS transporter, with protein sequence MNHRTTETGANAASVSTSTGSRRGGLVRYVVAAALARTADGGAVVAVILLVTSSGGSGTLAGALGACITAPHLLGPFVARPLDLARDGRKVIASACLLYAAVLTTGVLTYARVPALVTALLLAVAGTCGPLLTGGISSRLPAIVGPRTRTQRRAQGWDVATYGIGGTVGPSLVAALSGWASPSAAALALAGGAGVAAGCVLLLPYAPAAHGGDKAGILKPGPTLALVARTGRLRRTVYLTMIVALSVAALPITAVHMTTTLGIDTSTAAVLTAAYGLGNLAGSAVVMVFPLSGDPDRLMRRLALGVVVGLGMVAVSRVFPLSVAAYGLTGVLNALFFAATLAARTEYAPVGVRAQVFMWVAALKITSGSAGTALAGSLTGLDVRLPLLLGAAGISAAVLTATLENRAAKSLAGAQ encoded by the coding sequence GTGAACCATCGGACCACCGAGACCGGAGCGAACGCGGCGAGCGTGTCGACTTCGACGGGCAGCCGCAGGGGCGGCTTGGTGCGCTACGTCGTCGCCGCGGCCCTGGCCCGCACTGCCGACGGGGGAGCGGTCGTAGCCGTCATCCTGCTCGTCACCTCGTCCGGTGGCTCGGGGACGCTCGCCGGTGCGCTCGGCGCGTGCATCACCGCACCGCACCTGCTCGGCCCGTTCGTCGCCCGCCCGCTGGACCTCGCCCGGGACGGACGCAAGGTCATCGCATCGGCCTGCCTGTTGTACGCCGCCGTGCTCACCACGGGTGTACTGACGTATGCCCGTGTGCCCGCCCTGGTGACCGCGTTGCTGCTGGCCGTGGCGGGCACCTGCGGCCCGCTGCTGACCGGCGGCATCAGCAGCCGGCTGCCCGCGATCGTCGGGCCTCGGACGCGCACCCAGCGGCGGGCGCAGGGCTGGGATGTGGCCACGTACGGCATCGGTGGCACTGTCGGTCCGTCTCTCGTGGCGGCCCTGTCGGGCTGGGCCTCACCTTCTGCTGCCGCTCTTGCTCTGGCGGGCGGCGCCGGTGTCGCGGCCGGGTGCGTGCTCCTCCTGCCGTACGCGCCCGCGGCCCACGGTGGGGACAAGGCTGGGATTCTCAAGCCGGGGCCCACCCTGGCGCTGGTGGCTCGCACCGGCCGACTGCGGCGCACCGTCTACCTGACCATGATCGTCGCGCTCAGTGTCGCCGCACTGCCGATCACCGCAGTGCACATGACCACAACCTTGGGTATCGACACATCCACCGCAGCGGTGCTGACCGCCGCCTACGGACTCGGCAACCTGGCCGGCTCCGCGGTGGTGATGGTCTTCCCGCTCAGCGGCGATCCGGACCGCCTCATGCGCCGCCTCGCCCTGGGGGTCGTCGTCGGCCTCGGCATGGTCGCCGTGAGCCGCGTCTTCCCCCTGTCCGTGGCGGCGTACGGGCTGACAGGTGTTCTCAACGCCCTTTTCTTCGCGGCCACTTTGGCTGCCCGCACCGAGTATGCACCCGTGGGGGTGCGTGCTCAGGTCTTCATGTGGGTGGCGGCCTTGAAGATCACGTCGGGGTCCGCGGGCACAGCCCTCGCCGGTTCTCTTACGGGCTTGGACGTCCGTCTTCCTCTGCTCCTCGGCGCCGCCGGGATTTCGGCAGCTGTTCTGACGGCGACGCTCGAGAATCGGGCCGCCAAGAGCCTCGCAGGCGCACAGTGA
- a CDS encoding TetR/AcrR family transcriptional regulator — MSRTNDDPRARRSRAAALTAATELLVEGGPERVTHAAVAERAGVGRATVYRHWPDQQALLFDALANDVRPLLTFGEGPVRHQLVTQLEQMADWLNQPVAVSVIATVVERAERDEDVRRIREEMFGHADEHFAGALAAAVDRGEFRPGIEEHAREVVSRILGPLLFQRFMLGARLDKDTVISSVDAALAPWLPNA, encoded by the coding sequence ATGTCCCGTACCAACGACGATCCCCGCGCCCGCCGCAGCCGCGCCGCAGCCCTGACCGCCGCCACCGAACTCCTCGTCGAAGGAGGGCCCGAACGCGTCACTCACGCCGCCGTCGCCGAGCGGGCCGGAGTCGGCCGCGCCACGGTCTACCGGCACTGGCCCGACCAGCAGGCTCTCCTCTTCGACGCGCTGGCCAACGACGTCCGCCCCCTGCTCACCTTCGGCGAAGGCCCGGTCCGCCACCAACTGGTGACCCAGCTGGAGCAAATGGCTGACTGGCTCAACCAGCCCGTCGCCGTATCGGTCATCGCCACCGTCGTCGAACGGGCCGAGCGGGACGAGGACGTACGGCGCATCCGCGAAGAGATGTTCGGCCACGCCGACGAGCATTTCGCGGGCGCGCTCGCCGCTGCCGTCGACCGCGGCGAGTTCCGCCCCGGCATCGAGGAACATGCCAGAGAAGTGGTCTCCCGGATCCTCGGCCCCCTGCTGTTCCAGCGGTTCATGCTCGGCGCACGACTCGACAAGGACACGGTGATCAGTTCGGTCGACGCCGCGCTCGCACCCTGGCTGCCGAACGCGTGA
- a CDS encoding TetR-like C-terminal domain-containing protein has translation MHRTNDDPRARRSRTNALAAATELLAEGGPGHITHAAVAARAKVGRATVYRHWPDLRALLLDTLTSAAHPILTLGHGPVRDELVTHLQQQADWLNQPVSASVIATVMERAERDPDIRSLRDEMFGRAGEHLTDALAAAVARGELRAGVEEHTRDLVSRILGPLLFLRLMLGARPDRETVADTVDAALTAWQPNP, from the coding sequence ATGCACCGTACGAACGACGACCCCCGCGCCCGCCGCAGCCGCACCAACGCCCTGGCCGCCGCCACCGAACTCCTCGCCGAAGGAGGACCGGGACACATCACCCACGCCGCCGTCGCCGCACGGGCCAAAGTGGGCCGCGCCACCGTCTACCGGCACTGGCCCGACCTGCGGGCCCTCCTCCTGGACACCCTGACCAGCGCCGCCCACCCCATCCTCACCCTGGGCCACGGCCCGGTCCGCGACGAGCTGGTGACACACCTGCAGCAGCAGGCCGACTGGCTCAACCAGCCGGTCTCCGCCTCCGTCATCGCTACCGTCATGGAGCGCGCGGAGCGGGACCCGGACATACGAAGCCTGCGCGACGAGATGTTCGGCCGCGCCGGTGAGCACCTCACCGACGCGCTCGCCGCCGCCGTCGCACGCGGTGAACTACGCGCCGGCGTCGAAGAACACACCCGGGACCTGGTCTCCCGGATCCTCGGTCCCCTGCTCTTCCTGCGGCTCATGCTCGGCGCGCGGCCGGACAGGGAGACGGTGGCCGACACGGTCGACGCCGCCCTCACGGCCTGGCAACCGAACCCATGA
- a CDS encoding histidine kinase — protein sequence MSVTTNENAIALRFADRATAYQALSELKHLNSVTTEVRGAVLIERMEDGTVHFPEGMDTEFGRGTAVGGLVGSLVGILGGPLGVLMGWGIGALIGGGHDYQRATEATEAVGAFTPHVPPGGTVILAGVEEADTEAMDLLAMRYGAALERRPADDVRAELKAMEKAADEIRKQEAKDKRDRKRGERERKTGERKSKDGADTPGPNLAPAGTSATDAG from the coding sequence ATGTCTGTGACCACGAACGAGAACGCCATCGCCCTCCGTTTCGCCGACCGCGCCACCGCCTACCAGGCGCTCAGCGAGCTGAAGCACCTCAATTCCGTCACCACCGAGGTCCGCGGCGCCGTTCTGATCGAGCGCATGGAGGACGGCACCGTCCACTTCCCTGAGGGCATGGACACGGAGTTCGGACGCGGCACCGCGGTCGGCGGGCTGGTCGGTTCGCTGGTCGGCATCCTCGGCGGCCCCCTCGGCGTGTTGATGGGCTGGGGCATCGGTGCGCTGATCGGCGGAGGACACGACTACCAGCGGGCCACCGAAGCGACCGAGGCCGTCGGCGCCTTCACGCCGCATGTCCCGCCGGGCGGCACCGTCATCCTTGCCGGGGTCGAGGAGGCCGACACGGAGGCCATGGACCTGCTGGCCATGCGCTACGGCGCTGCTCTGGAACGCCGCCCCGCTGACGACGTGCGGGCCGAACTGAAGGCGATGGAGAAGGCGGCTGACGAGATCAGGAAGCAGGAGGCCAAGGACAAGCGCGACCGCAAGCGCGGCGAGCGCGAGCGCAAGACCGGCGAGCGGAAGAGCAAGGACGGCGCCGACACGCCAGGGCCGAACCTCGCCCCGGCCGGCACGTCCGCCACAGACGCGGGGTAA
- a CDS encoding molybdopterin-dependent oxidoreductase, which translates to MDAAPTPVKEFAVTVFYTYDKLVLQAGIVLVLAVFAAFIGVLAMRRLGYGLAGVAVFGVIGVLASATRPSATWAYPLPTVAGALTAAGLLVLLRRTLPRPAAASAQDLGNDTGPDTDVTAQEGPTPVQGARSPSSDADISVNVDGARRPPGRRRFLVLAGGAMGAAVAAVPGGRQIWAQRVAAARAAVVLPSPSSPAPPLPAKVSVGVPGVEPFVTRTADFYRIDTALTVPQMEPQDWRLRIHGRVKRPLTLTYEQLLARPMVERYITLACVSNEVGGELVGNARWLGVPIKDLLDEVEPDDGADQVVSRSVDGYTAGTPTAALRDGRNALLAVGMNGEPLPVEHGFPVRMVVPGLYGYVSATKWLTELELSRFSDFSAYWVRRDYAALAPVKTQSRIDTPTAGKRLEQGMVMVAGVAWAQHRGVSAVEVRVDDGPWQQAQLAAVPSVDTWRQWSWPWQATPGKHRLQVRATDNTGQVQTGQAHKPLPDGATGWHTMKVTVT; encoded by the coding sequence GTGGACGCCGCGCCGACTCCCGTCAAGGAGTTCGCGGTCACGGTGTTCTACACGTACGACAAGCTGGTGCTTCAGGCGGGAATCGTGCTGGTGCTGGCGGTCTTCGCCGCGTTCATCGGTGTACTGGCCATGCGCCGGCTCGGGTACGGGCTGGCCGGCGTCGCTGTGTTCGGGGTGATCGGCGTACTCGCGTCAGCCACCCGGCCCAGCGCCACGTGGGCGTACCCACTACCGACGGTGGCCGGTGCACTGACCGCCGCCGGCCTTCTGGTGCTGCTGCGTCGCACCCTGCCGCGCCCTGCGGCGGCATCGGCGCAGGACCTGGGGAACGACACCGGCCCGGACACGGACGTGACGGCGCAGGAAGGCCCCACCCCCGTGCAGGGGGCCCGTTCGCCGTCGTCGGATGCCGACATCTCGGTGAACGTGGACGGCGCGCGGCGGCCACCGGGCCGGCGGCGGTTTCTCGTGCTGGCGGGCGGAGCGATGGGTGCGGCCGTGGCGGCCGTACCGGGCGGACGCCAGATCTGGGCACAGCGTGTGGCCGCGGCCCGGGCCGCGGTGGTTCTTCCGTCCCCGTCGAGCCCGGCACCGCCCTTGCCCGCCAAGGTGTCCGTCGGCGTGCCTGGAGTGGAGCCGTTCGTGACCAGGACCGCGGACTTCTACCGGATCGACACGGCTTTGACGGTGCCGCAGATGGAACCGCAGGACTGGCGGCTGAGGATTCATGGCCGGGTGAAACGGCCGCTGACCCTGACGTACGAGCAATTGCTGGCACGGCCGATGGTGGAGCGTTACATCACGCTGGCGTGTGTGTCCAATGAGGTCGGTGGTGAGTTGGTCGGTAACGCCCGGTGGTTGGGGGTACCGATCAAGGATCTGCTGGATGAGGTGGAGCCGGATGACGGGGCGGATCAGGTGGTGAGCCGTTCCGTGGACGGCTACACGGCCGGCACGCCGACGGCAGCGTTGCGTGACGGGCGGAACGCGTTGCTGGCGGTCGGGATGAACGGGGAGCCACTGCCGGTCGAGCACGGGTTCCCGGTCCGGATGGTGGTGCCCGGGCTGTACGGATACGTATCGGCGACAAAGTGGTTGACGGAGCTGGAGCTGAGCCGTTTCTCGGACTTCAGCGCCTATTGGGTACGGCGGGACTATGCGGCGCTGGCTCCGGTGAAGACACAGTCGCGGATCGACACGCCGACCGCGGGCAAGCGTCTGGAGCAAGGCATGGTGATGGTGGCAGGGGTGGCGTGGGCGCAACATCGTGGGGTGTCCGCGGTGGAGGTCCGCGTGGACGACGGACCATGGCAGCAGGCACAGCTCGCGGCGGTGCCGTCGGTGGACACATGGCGGCAGTGGAGCTGGCCGTGGCAGGCGACGCCCGGCAAACATCGGCTGCAAGTACGCGCCACCGACAACACCGGCCAGGTACAGACAGGACAGGCGCACAAGCCGTTGCCCGACGGGGCAACCGGCTGGCACACGATGAAGGTCACGGTTACCTGA
- a CDS encoding sensor histidine kinase: protein MLDNERDGSVAAAATTVRWTPLSTDRRTHGSTGAWTFLGAESGTLDVAPEYWRPDLGGEGGQGVAVRSTVDFGYRYRAGWHVLVGAVAIPLGVAIAADVTVALGQRLLALSTLAVIVAWYALVAPRAMENRDERWGAAYFAALAVAFPLLLAIAPIGGALLFALCPQLFVMVARWRVRVPLLLILYAELAWAMFARVGVSRYTLAMVGVSVLVPMTVTILVGAYLTGIREQNRKRAALIEELTRTRAALERAGHEAGVHAERERLAAEIHDTLAQGFTSILMLAQAARTTLPRDPTAADGQLDILEKTARENLAEARSLIAASAPVDLTGRSLADALDRLAARHTRDTGTRVEVSIVGERSGTSTGTDIALLRTAQEALANVGKHADATTVRIELRHENGLMTLAVTDDGRGFDPATVRGGYGLLGIRTRASSLGGTCTVRSTPGRCTTVRVELPMAPDEQAARSLQPVLDLSSTPDH from the coding sequence GTGCTCGACAATGAGCGTGACGGTTCTGTGGCCGCGGCGGCGACAACGGTTCGTTGGACCCCGTTGTCAACCGATCGACGTACGCACGGCTCCACCGGTGCGTGGACGTTCCTCGGCGCCGAGTCCGGCACACTGGACGTGGCGCCCGAATACTGGCGGCCGGATCTGGGCGGCGAAGGTGGGCAGGGCGTGGCAGTGCGCAGCACCGTCGACTTCGGATACCGCTACCGCGCCGGATGGCATGTCCTCGTCGGCGCTGTCGCGATACCACTTGGCGTCGCCATAGCCGCCGACGTCACCGTGGCGCTCGGACAGCGCCTGCTTGCCCTCAGTACGCTCGCCGTCATCGTCGCCTGGTACGCCTTGGTCGCTCCGAGGGCCATGGAAAACCGCGACGAGCGTTGGGGTGCGGCCTACTTCGCCGCCCTGGCGGTCGCGTTCCCGCTTCTGCTCGCCATAGCCCCGATCGGTGGCGCGCTGCTGTTCGCGCTCTGCCCACAGCTGTTCGTGATGGTCGCGAGGTGGCGGGTACGTGTACCGCTGCTGTTGATCCTCTACGCCGAACTCGCCTGGGCCATGTTCGCGCGGGTCGGAGTCAGTCGCTACACGCTGGCGATGGTCGGCGTGAGCGTTCTGGTGCCCATGACCGTGACGATCCTCGTGGGCGCCTATCTGACCGGCATCCGCGAGCAGAACCGCAAGCGGGCCGCGCTGATCGAGGAACTGACCCGTACGCGGGCCGCCCTGGAACGCGCGGGCCACGAGGCCGGCGTCCATGCCGAACGCGAACGCCTGGCCGCCGAGATCCACGACACTCTGGCACAGGGCTTCACCAGCATCCTCATGCTCGCCCAGGCCGCACGGACGACTCTGCCCCGTGACCCGACGGCCGCCGACGGCCAGCTCGACATCCTGGAAAAGACCGCCCGCGAGAACCTCGCGGAGGCACGCTCGCTGATCGCCGCATCGGCCCCGGTCGACCTGACCGGCCGCAGCCTCGCGGATGCGCTGGACCGGCTCGCCGCCCGGCATACCCGCGACACGGGTACGCGCGTCGAGGTGTCGATCGTCGGCGAGCGGTCCGGCACATCTACCGGCACCGATATCGCCCTGCTGCGCACCGCGCAGGAGGCCCTGGCCAACGTCGGTAAGCACGCTGACGCCACGACGGTGCGGATTGAGCTACGCCACGAAAACGGCCTTATGACGCTGGCAGTGACCGATGACGGCCGGGGCTTCGACCCGGCCACCGTCCGGGGTGGATACGGCCTGCTCGGCATTCGCACCCGCGCCTCCAGCCTCGGCGGAACCTGCACGGTGCGATCGACTCCTGGCCGGTGCACCACGGTGCGGGTCGAACTGCCGATGGCCCCGGACGAGCAGGCGGCGCGTAGCCTGCAGCCTGTGCTTGATCTCAGCTCCACACCCGACCACTGA
- a CDS encoding response regulator transcription factor, with product MTVNILIVDDHPVVRFGLRVMLEAYDDLRVVGEAGSGDEAIVLASATRPDVVLMDLRMPGTDGVTATARIRQEHPGIRVLVLTTYEGDADILPAIEAGATGYLLKDTPIGTLTDAIRAAARGETVLAPLVAARLVTHMQAPAGEQLTPREVQVLGLVARGLSNSEIGRQLYIGEATVKTHLLRTFVKLGVNDRTAAVTVALSRGILTSPHQ from the coding sequence ATGACTGTCAACATCCTGATCGTCGATGACCATCCCGTCGTACGCTTCGGCCTCCGCGTCATGCTCGAGGCCTACGACGACCTGCGGGTCGTGGGCGAGGCCGGCTCCGGCGACGAGGCGATCGTCCTCGCCTCCGCGACGCGCCCGGACGTCGTCCTGATGGACCTGCGGATGCCGGGTACTGATGGCGTTACCGCGACGGCGCGCATCCGCCAGGAGCACCCCGGCATTCGCGTGCTCGTGCTGACCACCTACGAAGGTGACGCCGACATCCTGCCGGCGATCGAGGCCGGCGCCACCGGGTACCTCCTCAAGGACACCCCGATCGGTACCCTGACCGACGCGATCCGGGCGGCAGCCCGTGGCGAAACCGTCCTCGCCCCACTCGTGGCCGCGCGGCTGGTGACCCACATGCAGGCGCCGGCCGGGGAGCAGTTGACCCCCCGGGAGGTTCAGGTGCTCGGCCTCGTCGCGCGCGGTCTGTCCAACAGTGAGATCGGTCGGCAGCTGTACATCGGCGAAGCGACGGTGAAGACGCACCTGCTGCGAACGTTCGTCAAGCTGGGTGTCAACGACCGCACCGCAGCCGTCACCGTCGCTCTCTCGCGCGGCATCCTCACCTCACCCCACCAATGA
- a CDS encoding PLP-dependent transferase gives MIAFALDAGHDTRNAFVNSLRLITSAVSLGHDETLIVHEDAPAARAAMFPEVFRTHGLLRLAVGLEDPDDLIADLAAALDPAGCPRPDTAVGPHAQTREALPDVGRGAGSRVDKRAQWPVYGASLVG, from the coding sequence CTGATCGCTTTCGCTCTCGACGCCGGGCACGACACCCGCAATGCCTTCGTCAACAGCCTGCGGCTGATCACCTCCGCAGTGTCGCTCGGCCACGACGAGACTCTCATCGTCCACGAGGACGCCCCCGCCGCTCGCGCCGCCATGTTCCCCGAGGTGTTTCGCACCCATGGCCTACTGCGCCTGGCGGTGGGACTGGAAGACCCCGATGACCTCATCGCGGACCTGGCCGCAGCTCTGGACCCGGCCGGGTGCCCACGCCCTGACACAGCTGTCGGGCCGCACGCGCAGACGCGAGAGGCCCTGCCTGATGTCGGCCGAGGAGCGGGGTCGCGAGTCGACAAGCGTGCGCAATGGCCGGTATACGGAGCGTCATTGGTGGGGTGA
- a CDS encoding PLP-dependent transferase, producing MTLPLRLRRHLVGAQRVAEFLDGDPRVLHVAYPELPADPQHELAKRQFGGQGSAR from the coding sequence ATCACGCTGCCGCTTCGCCTGCGTCGGCACCTCGTCGGCGCCCAGCGCGTGGCTGAGTTCCTCGACGGCGATCCCCGCGTGCTGCACGTCGCCTACCCGGAGCTTCCCGCAGACCCGCAGCATGAGCTCGCCAAGCGGCAGTTCGGCGGGCAGGGCTCGGCGCGCTGA
- a CDS encoding alpha/beta fold hydrolase, producing MNQRFIQIDPAVRLWSEVRGDPRHSTLLLIMGAGASGLGWPEGLVDALAVRHRVIRYDHRDTGRSSLSFDTHPYRIVDLASDAIAVLDAYEVERAHIVGHSLGGMLTQLLIADHPERLLSATVMGTGALSSTPLSHPDGSRTPVDRLPPIDARVLELWSHPHEDRGLEGELDHRVEHWRLLNGDQISFDSEEFRASERRIIEHAGRYEAPMTHGRADHSGMDRTEELARTEVPTLVISAPAEPVFPPPHPDHLAQVIAGARLVEIPGMGHALPRAVHAPLAAAVLDHTLATDARARPGTGT from the coding sequence GTGAATCAGCGGTTTATCCAGATCGACCCGGCGGTGCGGCTATGGTCCGAGGTGCGCGGCGACCCCCGGCATTCCACCCTGTTGCTGATCATGGGGGCCGGGGCGTCTGGGCTGGGCTGGCCGGAGGGACTGGTTGATGCGTTGGCCGTGCGCCACCGCGTCATCCGCTACGACCACCGGGACACCGGCCGCTCCAGCTTGAGTTTCGACACGCACCCGTACCGCATCGTCGACCTCGCCTCGGACGCGATCGCCGTCCTCGACGCGTACGAAGTGGAGCGGGCGCACATCGTCGGTCACTCCCTCGGCGGCATGCTCACCCAACTGCTGATCGCCGATCACCCCGAACGGCTGCTCAGCGCGACCGTGATGGGCACCGGCGCTCTCAGCAGCACCCCACTGTCGCACCCGGACGGCTCCCGAACTCCCGTAGACCGACTCCCGCCCATCGACGCACGGGTGCTCGAACTGTGGTCCCACCCCCACGAGGACCGTGGCCTGGAGGGCGAGCTGGACCACCGCGTGGAGCACTGGCGGCTGCTCAACGGCGATCAGATCTCCTTCGACTCCGAGGAGTTCCGGGCCTCGGAGCGCCGCATCATCGAGCACGCCGGGCGCTACGAGGCGCCCATGACCCACGGGCGCGCGGACCACTCCGGCATGGACCGCACCGAGGAACTTGCGCGCACCGAGGTGCCGACCCTGGTTATCTCCGCCCCGGCCGAGCCCGTCTTCCCACCGCCGCACCCCGACCATCTCGCCCAAGTGATCGCCGGGGCACGGCTGGTGGAGATACCGGGCATGGGGCACGCCCTGCCCCGCGCCGTCCACGCACCCCTGGCCGCGGCCGTTCTCGACCACACCCTGGCCACGGACGCCCGCGCCCGACCAGGGACGGGGACGTAA